In Oncorhynchus clarkii lewisi isolate Uvic-CL-2024 chromosome 16, UVic_Ocla_1.0, whole genome shotgun sequence, one genomic interval encodes:
- the LOC139368947 gene encoding troponin C, skeletal muscle-like, which translates to MTDAQQEARSYLSEEMLNEFKAAFDMFDTDGGGDISTKELGQVMRMLGQNPTREELDEIIEEVDEDGSGTIDFEEFLVMMVRLLKEDQAGKSEGELAECFRVFDKNADGYIDREEFAIIIRSSGEQISEEEIDELLKDGDKNADGMLDFDEFLKMMENVQ; encoded by the exons ATG ACTGACGCGCAACAGGAGGCCCGCTCATACTTGAGCGAGGAGATGCTTAACG AGTTCAAGGCTGCCTTCGACATGTTTGACACCGACGGTGGCGGTGATATCAGCACCAAGGAATTGGGTCAGGTCATGAGGATGTTGGGCCAGAATCCGACAAGAGAGGAGTTGGATGAAATCATTGAGGAGGTCGATGAGGATG GTAGCGGAACCATCGACTTCGAGGAGTTCTTGGTCATGATGGTGAGGCTCCTAAAGGAGGACCAGGCCGGAAAGTCCGAGGGAGAGTTAGCGGAATGTTTCCGTGTGTTTGACAA GAATGCCGACGGCTATATCGACAGAGAAGAGTTCGCCATCATCATCCGCAGCTCTGGCGAACAAATCTCAGAGGAGGAAATTGATGAGCTGCTGAAGGATGGAGACAAGAACGCTGATGGCATGCTGGACTTTGACG AATTCCTCAAGATGATGGAAAATGTGCAGTAA
- the LOC139368951 gene encoding troponin C, skeletal muscle-like, which produces MPTETQSDARSFLSEDMIAEFQAAFNLFDSDGGGDISTRELGQVMRMLGQNPTREELALIIEEVDEDGSGSIDFEEFLVMMVRLLKEDQAGKSEEELSEVFRIFDKNGDGFIDREELNDILAATGEPVTEEECIELMTDADLNKDNRLDFDEFLKMMENVQ; this is translated from the exons ATG CCTACTGAAACACAGAGTGATGCCCGCTCCTTCCTGAGCGAGGACATGATTGCCG AGTTCCAGGCTGCCTTCAACCTGTTCGACAGTGACGGTGGCGGTGACATCAGCACCAGGGAGTTGGGTCAGGTGATGAGGATGTTGGGCCAGAACCCGACCAGAGAGGAGTTGGCCCTGATCATCGAGGAGGTCGATGAGGATG GTAGCGGTAGCATCGACTTCGAGGAGTTCTTGGTCATGATGGTGAGGCTCCTGAAGGAGGACCAGGCCGGCAAGTCCGAGGAAGAGTTATCAGAGGTCTTCCGTATTTTCGACAA AAACGGCGACGGTTTTATTGACCGTGAGGAGTTAAATGATATCTTGGCCGCCACTGGAGAGCCAGTCACAGAGGAGGAATGTATCGAGCTAATGACAGACGCAGACCTAAACAAAGACAACAGGCTTGATTTTGATG AATTTCTGAAAATGATGGAGAATGTACAGTAA